The DNA region TTTTTTGTTATGCATTTGAAAAGTCGGCTGACTAGTTAGTTCTGTTAATTTAAGCGGTTTCAATCTGACTTGGCACCACCATCCTTAACATAATTCTAACCGTTCAAAGAAAAGCCCCTTCGCAACAATTTCTCAGATTCCATATTGTAAGCGCTTTACATGCCGTATTATAATATATATGAAATAAGCTTTATATAACCAATTGATTATAAAATCATAAAGTTTATGGGGAGATGCTACTCTTTGAAAAAGCTGGCGCTCTACAAACAAATTCGAGAAAATATTATACAGAAAATTAAATCAGGACAGCTTCGGCCAACGGACCGCATTCCTTCTGAGCAAGAACTAATGGACGAATTTAGAGTAAGTAAAATAACAGTCAAGAACGCCCTAACCCTACTAGCTGACGAAGGATTAATTATACGCGTACAAGGCAAAGGCTCATTCGTCTCTTCTAGTCTTGATGTTTTTAGCATCAATTCTCTGCCATCCCGCAGCGCGTCGACCATGCCACTCATCGGCTTCATCATTCCAACGATGAGAACCCGTGTCATTCAGAAACTCGTTGACTACACGGAACAATTCCTACAAGAATCCGGCCTCAGCATGGTACTAAGTATCACGCGCGAGTCCTCCTCTATCGAATCCAATGTCATTCGTACACTAACGGAGCTCGGTGTGAAGGGGCTGATCGTTTTTCCGACAGAAGATGAGAAGTACAACGAATCACTACTGCGTCTGTCGCTCGATAAATTCCCGTGCGTTTTCATCGACCGCTATCTGCGCAACATTGAGACGTACACCATTACATCCGACAATTACGGCGGTGCGTACAAAGCTGTCTCCCATTTGCTATCCAAGAGTCATCAACAGATTGCGCTCATCTCACCTGAGAATGTTAATACAGCCGTCGAGGATCGCACGCTCGGCTTCGAAAAGGCTTACACAGATCAAGGCCTATCGATTGACAAGAGCTTGTGGTGTCACATCCCTCTCGACATTCTACGCGGCGAGCAAGCATTGGAATATGTAAGCGACTTCTTGCAGGACCACAGTGGAATTTCGGCCGCCTTCTCCTTGACTGAAGAAACTGCACGCCTTACATCGACCGCTATCAGTCGTCTGAACAATCACTCCAATATCGATTTGCTATCTTTCGATAATCCACATCTTTCAGGCGTAGCTTATGTGCAGCAGGATGAACAGGAAATGGCACGAACAGCCGTAAGGCTGTTACGTGAACAAATGGAAGATGTTTATTCTCCT from Paenibacillus sp. JNUCC-31 includes:
- a CDS encoding GntR family transcriptional regulator, whose amino-acid sequence is MKKLALYKQIRENIIQKIKSGQLRPTDRIPSEQELMDEFRVSKITVKNALTLLADEGLIIRVQGKGSFVSSSLDVFSINSLPSRSASTMPLIGFIIPTMRTRVIQKLVDYTEQFLQESGLSMVLSITRESSSIESNVIRTLTELGVKGLIVFPTEDEKYNESLLRLSLDKFPCVFIDRYLRNIETYTITSDNYGGAYKAVSHLLSKSHQQIALISPENVNTAVEDRTLGFEKAYTDQGLSIDKSLWCHIPLDILRGEQALEYVSDFLQDHSGISAAFSLTEETARLTSTAISRLNNHSNIDLLSFDNPHLSGVAYVQQDEQEMARTAVRLLREQMEDVYSPKNAVIPVQLILP